The Cryptococcus neoformans var. neoformans B-3501A chromosome 7, whole genome shotgun sequence genome window below encodes:
- a CDS encoding hypothetical protein (HMMPfam hit to tRNA-synt_1d, tRNA synthetases class I (R), score: 311.5, E(): 1.3e-90; HMMPfam hit to tRNA-synt_1d_C, DALR anticodon binding domain, score: 79.9, E(): 6.6e-21) has translation MASLQASDIPQKYSLPTIPEIQGVDPTRSVVEAFKIAAAKLVADAWEEDVAKIYPAVEMGKKGADLSVAVVRFKRGKPADLEVWTKKVIDSFKADVFFSGLKSPDNKFLHFTFNKESFAYHLLRQINLTAAASVADPSNHTLAYGTTTEGAGKHLVVDFSSPNIAKPFHAGHLRSTIIGAVICNLHEANGWKVTRLNYLGDWGTQYGLLSVGFDKYGNEEELVKDPIHHLFQVYVKINNARDEQKKKFEAGETIPDEENIHLLAKKVFKDMEDGEPKAIAQWARFRDLSIEKLKGTYKKLNVHFDVYWGESQVSEESMERAVRIVQEKNLTCEDRGALLVDLTKFKMDKAIVRKGDGTSIYLTRDLGGAYDKYQKYKFDKHIYVVQAAQTLHFNQLFKTLELMGEPYADKLEHVTFGLVKGMSTRKGTVVFLEDIIAEATDVMHEQMKSNEAKYAQVEDPEGTSAIIGTTAVKIQDMAGRRINDYDFDIKRCTSFEGDFGPFIQYSHVRLCSVQRKNPNVLVPQSINEIDLSILNEPKVNDIIMHLALYPTHVRNAFLQSEPSQLVTWCFKLGHLVGAAWETVKVTGQEEEIAKARLFFYVTTREVLASAMRMLSLTPIERM, from the exons ATggcttctctccaagcttcGGATATCCCCCAAAAGTACTCTCTCCCCACTATACCTGAGATTCAGGGTGTGGACCCCACCAGGAGCGTAGTCGAGGCATTCAAGATTGCCGCGGCTAAGCTTGTGGCGGATGCctgggaggaggatgttgCGAAGATTTACCCTGCTGTTGAgatgggcaagaagggTGCCGACCTTTCCGTTGCTGTGGTTAGGTTCAAAAGGGGAAAGCCCGCCGATTTGGAAGTTTGGACAAAGAAGGTCATTGACAGT TTCAAGGCAGATGTCTTTTTCTCTGGCCTGAAGTCTCCTGACAACAAATTCCTCCATTTTACCTTCAA CAAAGAATCATTTGCCTACCATCTCCTTCGTCAAATCAACCTCACTGCGGCCGCGTCTGTCGCTGACCCCTCTAATCACACTCTCGCCTACGGTACCACCACTGAAGGCGCCGGCAAGCATCTCGTTGTCgacttctcctctcccaacaTTGCCAAACCATTCCACGCTGGTCACTTGCGAAGTACTATTATTGGTGCCGTTATTTGCAACCTCCACGAGGCTAACGGCTGGAAGGTTACAAGGTTGAATTACCTCGGTGACTGGGGAACTCAGTACGGTCTCTTATCCGTTGGTTTTGACAAATACGGAAACGAGGAGGAGTTAGTAAAGGACCCTATCCACCACTTGTTCCAGGTCTACGTCAAGATCAACAACGCGAGGGAtgaacagaagaagaagtttgAGGCAGGCGAGACTATTCCAGATGAGGAGAACATCCACTTGTTGGCTAAGAAGGTCTTCAAGGACATGGAGGACG GCGAGCCCAAGGCAATTGCCCAGTGGGCCCGATTCCGAGATCTCTCTAtcgagaagctcaaggGCACCTACAAGAAGCTCAACGTTCATTTTGATGTCTACTGGGGTGAATCCCAAGTTTCTGAGGAATCCATGGAGCGGGCTGTCAGGATCGTTCAGGAGAAGAACTTGACTTGTGAGGACCGAGGAGCTTTGTTGGTCGATTTGACCAAGTTCAAGATGGACAAAGCCATCGTCAGGAAGGGTGATGGTACTTCTATCTACCTTACCCGAGATCTTGGTGGTGCCTACGACAAGTACCAGAAGTACAAATTCGACAAGCACATCTACGTCGTCCAGGCCGCTCAGACCTTACACTTCAACCAGCTTTTCAAGACTCTTGAACTCATGGGCGAACCTTACGCTGACAAACTTGAGCACGTTACTTTCGGTCTTGTCAAGGGTATGTCTACCAGGAAGGGCACCGTTGTCTTCTTGGAAGACATCATCGCCGAGGCTACCGATGTCATGCACGAGCAGATGAAGAGCAACGAGGCCAAGTACGCTCAAGTCGAGGACCCCGAGGGCACTAGTGCCATCATTGGTACCACTGCCGTCAAGATCCAAGACATGGCTGGTAGGAG GATTAACGATTATGACTTTGACATCAAGCGATGTACCTCTTTTGAAGGCGATTTCGGACCCTTCATCCAATACTCTCACGTTCGTCTTTGTTCCGTTCAGCGAAAGAACCCCAATGTACTCGTTCCGCAATCTATCAATGAAATTGatctttccatcctcaatGAGCCCAAGGTCAACGACATCATCATGCATCTCGCCCTTTATCCCACCCACGTCCGAAACGCTTTCCTCCAAAGTGAACCTAGCCAACTTGTTACGTGGTGTTTCAAGTTGGGTCACTTGGTCGGTGCTGCTTGGGAGACTGTCAAAGTCACTGgtcaggaggaagaaattgCCAAGGCGAGGTTATTCTTCTACGTCACTACCAGGGAGGTTTTGGCGAGCgcgatgaggatgttgagTTTGACTCCAATCGAGAGGATGTAA
- a CDS encoding hypothetical protein (HMMPfam hit to Chromo, 'chromo' (CHRromatin Organisation MOdifier) domain, score: 56.9, E(): 5.4e-14), which produces MPVVKKEELSQKKDPESEESGVEDEYEVEKVIKHRGKGKNIEFLVRWKGYGPEYDTWEPTENVYVLLEFSHKRIVDLRSASAEEAVAAYWESQDKTAAAPRKRGRQEAYTASQASITPKPESSKQAAKKARTSTAANGIKASVDKGEGDEGASDDDIDRQYSGNLDKYNDLKNWENVVQNIETVEQGEGGQLIVYATMKGGEKVTIPTEVAYRKCPLKCLYFYQKHLKWRPVDENE; this is translated from the exons ATGCCAGTGgtaaagaaggaagaactatcccagaagaaggatcCGGAGTCAGAGGAGTCTGGCGTGGAGGATGAATATGAAGTGGAAAAGGTCATCAAGCATCGAGGGAAGGGG AAAAACATTGAGT TCCTTGTTCGTTGGAAAGGATATGGCCCAGAGTACGACACTTGGGAACCCACCGAGAATGTGTATGTCTTACTTGAATTCTCACACAAGCGTATCGTTGATTTGAGAAGTGCGAgtgcagaagaagctgtcGCTGCGTATTGGGAATCACAAGATAAGACGGCCGCAGCGCCCAGAAAGCGAGGACGTCAAGAAGCATATACTGCTTCGCAGGCATCTATAACTCCCAAACCCGAATCATCCAAGCAAGCCGCAAAGAAGGCACGGACAAGTACAGCAGCAAATGGAATCAAGGCATCTGTGGAtaaaggggaaggagatgaaggagcatCGGACGATGATATTGACCGGCAATACAGCGGGAATCTCGACAAATACAATGACCTGAAGAACTGGGAGAATGTGGTCCAAAATATTGAAACAGTTGAACAGGGAGAAGGCGGTCAATTGATTGTTTACGCTACCAT GAAGGGAGGCGAAAAGGTGACTATACCGACTGAAGTAGCCTATAGAAAGTGCCCATTGAAATGCCTTTACTTCTATCAGAAACATTTGAA GTGGAGACCGGTAGATGAAAACGAATGA